The following proteins come from a genomic window of Coffea arabica cultivar ET-39 chromosome 11c, Coffea Arabica ET-39 HiFi, whole genome shotgun sequence:
- the LOC113716063 gene encoding uncharacterized protein, producing MEQGQARVNLTINIFWHIWKARNKRIFDSAHQEPHNTAQKAQEEWLEFEQERESEQESRATQNRSGQQARNEQPREDVVCLYTDAAISAKMIRTGKGIIARNWKGIILRAKGNVHQRKGTASMEEALAIRNALLMAKQAGWKKIIVHSDCKSVVEQINRCSEYEYNIATILEDVQELRKGFDRCSFLFISRTANVISHALAHFAVKLVHNIEWENDFPIWLIELGMKEMRVVSPFCN from the coding sequence ATGGAACAAGGTCAAGCTAGAGTTAATCTCACCATTAACATATTCTGGCACATCTGGAAAGCCAGAAACAAGAGAATTTTTGATAGTGCTCATCAGGAACCTCATAACACTGCACAAAAAGCACAAGAGGAGTGGTTGGAATTTGAACAAGAAAGGGAATCTGAGCAGGAGAGCAGAGCAACCCAGAATAGGAGTGGACAACAAGCAAGAAATGAGCAACCAAGGGAAGATGTGGTATGTCTGTATACGGATGCAGCCATTTCTGCAAAAATGATCAGGACTGGAAAAGGGATCATTGCAAGAAACTGGAAAGGAATCATATTGAGAGCGAAAGGAAATGTGCACCAGAGGAAAGGAACAGCGAGCATGGAAGAGGCACTCGCAATACGAAATGCTCTACTGATGGCCAAGCAAGCTGGGTGGAAGAAAATTATTGTACATTCAGATTGCAAATCAGTGGTTGAGCAAATTAACAGATGCAGTGAATATGAGTACAACATTGCAACTATTCTAGAGGATGTACAGGAGCTTAGAAAAGGCTTTGACAGGTGCTCTTTTCTGTTTATTTCTAGAACAGCAAATGTAATCAGTCATGCACTAGCTCATTTTGCAGTTAAACTAGTGCATAACATTGAATGGGAAAATGACTTCCCAATATGGCTGATTGAGTTAGGGATGAAAGAAATGAGGGTAGTATCCCCTTTTTGTAACTAA
- the LOC113715758 gene encoding agamous-like MADS-box protein AGL80 — translation MTRKKVKLAFITNDSARKATYKKRKKGLLKKVSELSTLCGVDACAIVYSPYESEPEVWPGPVGVQLVISRFKRMPEMEQSKKMVNQEGFIKHRIAKANEQLRKQCKENREKEMTEVMYQCLTGRGIQDLMMADLHDLGWLVDQNVKKIEKRIEFLKKMAPPQQAKPPTTPPGEPSMPVDGIPRTGWFNQWMNNPGQNKGSGSGNEMTMKFHENHNFMWSSAFFP, via the coding sequence ATGACTAGGAAAAAGGTAAAACTGGCTTTCATAACTAATGATTCGGCAAGAAAAGCAACCtataagaaaaggaagaagggtCTGCTGAAGAAGGTAAGCGAACTCAGCACCCTTTGTGGTGTTGATGCTTGTGCAATTGTATATAGTCCATATGAATCTGAACCTGAGGTTTGGCCTGGCCCGGTGGGAGTTCAACTCGTGATTTCACGGTTCAAAAGAATGCCAGAAATGGAGCAAAGCAAGAAGATGGTGAATCAGGAGGGCTTCATCAAGCACAGGATTGCCAAAGCCAATGAACAGCTGAGGAAACAATGCAAGGAAAATCGCGAGAAGGAGATGACTGAGGTGATGTACCAATGCTTGACTGGAAGAGGTATACAGGACCTGATGATGGCGGACTTGCATGATCTGGGGTGGCTTGTTGATCAGAATGTAAAGAAGATTGAGAAAAGAATTGAATTTCTCAAGAAAATGGCTCCTCCTCAACAAGCTAAGCCGCCAACAACACCACCAGGTGAACCATCAATGCCTGTGGATGGGATTCCAAGGACTGGCTGGTTCAACCAGTGGATGAATAACCCTGGTCAAAACAAGGGTTCTGGTTCTGGGAATGAGATGACTATGAAATTCCATGAGAATCACAATTTTATGTGGTCTAGTGCCTTTTTTCCTTGA